The following proteins are encoded in a genomic region of Bacillus sp. FJAT-22090:
- a CDS encoding SRPBCC domain-containing protein — protein MSNITFEYVTYIAATPEKLWEALTNGDYTKQYWFGHKIQSEWVEGSPVVFLDQSGNIVDKGQVLSYEPNRLLTYTFEWVQDKTERKVSPIVTFRLRQMDSFVKLSLKHERLLPSDIYEENDNYQGINNGWPAILSNLKSLLETGRTLSSITV, from the coding sequence ATGAGTAATATAACTTTTGAATATGTAACCTACATTGCTGCCACACCGGAAAAGCTTTGGGAGGCATTGACAAATGGAGACTACACAAAACAATACTGGTTTGGACATAAGATTCAATCTGAATGGGTAGAAGGATCACCTGTAGTTTTTCTTGACCAGTCAGGAAATATTGTAGATAAAGGACAAGTCCTAAGCTATGAACCAAACAGACTCCTAACTTATACATTTGAATGGGTACAAGATAAAACAGAACGTAAAGTTTCACCTATTGTTACATTTAGACTGCGTCAAATGGATTCTTTTGTAAAATTATCACTCAAGCATGAAAGGTTGTTACCTTCCGATATATATGAAGAAAATGATAATTATCAAGGCATTAACAATGGTTGGCCAGCAATTCTAAGCAATCTGAAAAGTTTACTTGAGACGGGGAGAACTCTTTCGTCGATAACCGTTTAA
- a CDS encoding sugar transferase, translating into MKKNKHKALNQSNHYFYNRIGKRSADIIGSITLIIILFPFIILFSIILVLFSGRPLFFRQIRSGLNDCPFTIWKFRTMKTELIEYSDHQYHWTKEVPKDFLFTKPEHLQVTRIGKIYRKFSVDEIPQLWNVLKGDMSFVGPRPEIVEITIHYSSEQKKRLLVKPGITGYAQVYGRSTITYGEKIERDLYYVQNCSFILDFKIIIRSIGIVITGKGAY; encoded by the coding sequence GTGAAGAAAAATAAACATAAAGCGCTAAACCAATCAAACCATTATTTTTATAACCGTATAGGTAAAAGGAGCGCAGATATTATAGGTAGTATTACATTAATAATCATTTTATTTCCGTTCATTATCTTATTTTCTATCATACTAGTTTTATTTTCTGGAAGACCACTCTTTTTTAGACAAATACGATCTGGCTTAAATGACTGTCCTTTTACGATTTGGAAATTTAGAACAATGAAGACGGAGTTAATTGAATATAGTGATCATCAATATCATTGGACAAAAGAGGTTCCTAAAGACTTTCTTTTTACTAAGCCAGAGCATTTACAAGTAACACGCATAGGAAAAATCTACAGGAAATTCAGCGTAGACGAAATTCCTCAATTATGGAATGTGCTAAAAGGTGATATGAGTTTTGTAGGACCCCGACCTGAAATAGTCGAAATTACAATTCACTATTCTTCCGAACAAAAAAAACGACTGCTCGTAAAACCAGGAATCACTGGATATGCACAAGTGTATGGTAGATCAACTATAACTTATGGAGAAAAAATTGAACGGGACTTGTATTATGTTCAAAATTGTTCCTTTATATTAGATTTTAAAATTATCATTCGATCCATTGGAATTGTTATTACCGGGAAAGGTGCTTACTAG
- a CDS encoding NADH-dependent flavin oxidoreductase: protein MNTKYEKIFQTFTFPSGVEVKNRIMVAPMTNYSSHDNGEVSEAELAYYKERTGGVGTFITACSYVSKDGKGFPGQFSIDDDSFIPSLKRLAETIQSNGTKAIIQIYHGGRQSPTDLLPDQQPVSASAVAAEREGAPVPREMSEEEIQNTIKAFGEATRRAIEAGFDGVEIHGANTYLLQQFFSPHSNRRDDQWGGTLEKRMNFPLAIVDTVKRAVAKHAKAPFVVGYRISPEEGTNPGITLEDTIQFVDKLAEQSLDYLHISVNTFWNGSFLEKDKTQSRITKIHEVVGSRVPIVGVGSLHTPDDVVEALETGVPLIALGRELLMEPKWIEKVEAGQVEQIRTTLSRRDQEKLVIPDPLWQRLMNVKGWLPVVE, encoded by the coding sequence ATGAATACGAAATATGAAAAAATCTTTCAAACCTTTACCTTTCCTTCAGGGGTAGAAGTAAAGAATCGTATTATGGTCGCACCAATGACCAATTATTCATCTCACGATAACGGGGAAGTATCTGAAGCAGAGCTTGCTTATTACAAAGAGCGTACTGGCGGTGTTGGGACATTTATAACAGCATGTTCTTATGTTAGTAAGGATGGAAAAGGGTTTCCGGGGCAGTTTAGTATTGACGATGACTCTTTCATACCAAGCTTGAAGAGATTAGCTGAAACCATTCAATCAAATGGAACGAAAGCGATTATCCAAATTTACCACGGTGGTAGACAATCTCCAACAGACTTATTGCCAGATCAGCAGCCTGTATCGGCAAGTGCTGTTGCAGCGGAAAGAGAAGGTGCACCTGTCCCTAGAGAAATGTCCGAAGAAGAAATACAGAATACGATTAAAGCTTTCGGTGAGGCGACAAGACGAGCGATTGAAGCTGGTTTTGATGGAGTAGAGATTCATGGTGCTAATACGTATCTATTACAGCAATTTTTCTCACCACATTCCAATCGTAGAGATGATCAGTGGGGTGGAACACTTGAAAAACGCATGAATTTCCCGTTGGCTATCGTAGATACTGTAAAACGAGCTGTCGCTAAACATGCAAAGGCACCGTTTGTTGTTGGTTATCGTATCTCACCTGAAGAAGGTACAAATCCTGGGATTACATTAGAAGATACTATTCAGTTTGTAGATAAATTAGCGGAACAATCCCTCGATTATTTACATATTTCTGTAAACACATTTTGGAATGGGTCTTTCCTTGAGAAAGATAAAACCCAGTCTAGGATTACTAAAATTCATGAAGTAGTTGGGAGTCGTGTTCCAATAGTTGGTGTAGGTTCATTACATACACCAGATGATGTAGTGGAAGCGTTAGAAACTGGAGTCCCATTAATTGCTTTAGGTCGTGAATTACTAATGGAGCCAAAATGGATAGAAAAAGTTGAGGCTGGACAAGTAGAACAAATCCGTACAACATTATCTAGACGTGATCAGGAAAAATTAGTAATTCCAGATCCATTATGGCAGAGACTTATGAATGTAAAAGGTTGGTTGCCAGTAGTTGAATAA
- a CDS encoding NupC/NupG family nucleoside CNT transporter has product MNYFISIVGLIVVLGLAWVASNNRKKIKIRPIIQMIIIQLILTFILLNTKFGLILIEGIAAGFTKLLAFANEGINFVFAGIANEGQAPFFLTALLPIVFISALIGILQHIKVLPFIMKWIGWAVSKVNGMGKLESYNGVASAIVGQSEVFITVKKQLGQLSPQRLYTLSASAMSTVSMSIVGAYMTMIEPRYVVTAIVINLFGGFIIASIINPYTVTEEEDLLVVQEEKQSFFEMLGEYIMDGFKVAIVVAAMLLGFVALMAGVNSIFDMIFGITFQEIIGYVFAPVAILMGIPVSESVTAGGIMATKLVTNEFVAMLSLGELASNLSERSIGIISVFLVSFANFSSIGIISGAVKGLHEKQGNVVARFGLKLLYGATLVSVLSAVIVSFIL; this is encoded by the coding sequence ATGAATTATTTTATCTCAATCGTAGGCTTAATTGTTGTGCTGGGTCTTGCCTGGGTTGCAAGTAACAATCGTAAAAAAATAAAAATTAGACCAATTATCCAGATGATTATTATACAGTTAATTTTAACTTTTATATTACTGAATACCAAATTTGGATTGATTCTTATCGAGGGAATAGCAGCCGGATTTACAAAATTACTAGCTTTCGCTAATGAAGGAATCAATTTTGTATTTGCTGGCATTGCAAATGAAGGACAAGCTCCATTCTTCTTAACTGCTTTACTTCCAATCGTATTCATTTCGGCTCTGATTGGAATTCTGCAGCATATTAAAGTTCTTCCTTTCATTATGAAATGGATTGGTTGGGCAGTTAGTAAAGTAAACGGCATGGGAAAATTGGAATCTTATAACGGAGTAGCATCCGCTATTGTTGGACAATCTGAAGTATTTATTACCGTGAAAAAACAGCTTGGACAATTATCTCCTCAACGTCTATACACACTAAGTGCGTCAGCGATGTCTACTGTATCGATGTCTATTGTCGGAGCTTATATGACAATGATTGAACCGAGATATGTCGTAACGGCGATCGTGATTAATTTATTTGGAGGATTCATCATTGCTTCCATCATAAATCCTTACACTGTAACCGAAGAAGAAGATCTCCTTGTTGTGCAAGAAGAAAAACAAAGCTTCTTCGAAATGTTGGGCGAATATATAATGGATGGATTCAAGGTTGCAATCGTAGTTGCGGCGATGTTACTAGGATTCGTTGCACTAATGGCAGGAGTAAATAGCATATTTGATATGATATTTGGAATCACATTCCAAGAAATTATTGGATATGTCTTTGCTCCAGTTGCGATTTTAATGGGTATCCCTGTTTCAGAATCAGTAACAGCAGGTGGTATTATGGCAACCAAACTTGTTACAAACGAATTTGTAGCGATGCTTTCTTTAGGTGAATTAGCTTCAAATCTAAGCGAACGATCTATCGGAATCATTTCAGTTTTCCTTGTTTCATTTGCAAACTTTTCTTCCATTGGAATCATTTCAGGTGCTGTAAAAGGTCTACATGAAAAACAAGGAAACGTTGTAGCACGATTCGGCTTGAAACTATTATACGGTGCAACGTTAGTAAGCGTTTTATCAGCAGTAATTGTTAGCTTTATCCTATAA
- a CDS encoding MgtC/SapB family protein, with amino-acid sequence MMDFVTSLFNSHYDLYIRLIVATFIGLLIGLERAIKNKPAGIRTHILVCLGSTLAMSLSTLNQGPYMDPMRLAAQVISGIGFLGAGVIWVDKDNVKRGLTTAANLWITACVGLTIGYGAYDLAIITVILIFIAMNLPKYVEKMGILPPRKDEHDSDGEE; translated from the coding sequence ATGATGGACTTTGTTACATCCTTATTCAATTCACATTATGACTTATACATTCGATTAATTGTGGCAACGTTTATAGGGTTGTTAATTGGGTTAGAAAGAGCGATTAAAAATAAACCTGCAGGCATTAGAACCCATATACTAGTTTGTTTGGGATCCACATTAGCAATGAGTCTATCAACTTTAAATCAAGGACCATACATGGATCCTATGCGTTTAGCTGCTCAAGTAATTAGTGGGATTGGATTTCTTGGCGCTGGTGTAATTTGGGTAGATAAGGATAACGTGAAACGTGGACTTACTACTGCAGCTAATCTATGGATAACTGCTTGTGTAGGATTGACTATAGGTTACGGTGCATATGATTTAGCTATTATTACGGTTATTTTAATTTTCATTGCAATGAATTTACCTAAATATGTAGAGAAGATGGGTATCCTACCACCAAGAAAAGATGAACATGATAGTGATGGGGAAGAGTAA
- a CDS encoding efflux RND transporter permease subunit has translation MSLFTKWAFSNKAAVSVLTILILIIGVVSYFRLPMEFLPSADNPQVTIITMGQGTDSKTMESEVTNPIERAVTGLNGKTSVFSRTGDGYSKIDLVYESGYDMKQAKQDVQEALSNVNLPPNISKPIISQLNTSMIPIVNLAVTFDDGLTTENIDFARNELQTRYQDIKGVSSVEIYGITDSIISVKIDDEKMADNQISLQAVMGILNGQNTAVAVGEKNIDGKTSNIKVIGDLTSIEKLKGLTVAPDVTLGDIATVEETKDANFVSHFNGKDSLDISITKDSQSNAVTISKEVAKVTKEINEKYKQQVSTIYISSADLVENSVHTMIKEVLLGALFATIVIMLFLRNIRSTFITIVSIPLSLCFTLFLLSMSGVTLNILTLGGVAVAVGRLVDDSIVVIENIFRKMQTEKFSVKMVIDATKQVGVAITASTLTTVAVFLPMSLLNGGLQEFLLPFALTVTYSLLASLIVALTVVPLMSAGLLKNAKIPEHKAAVRFPKVVTWSLNHKWIVFTISILLFIGSIGAYFVIPKGAVDNSSADYVVATLSYPNDTPIDEVKKNTFELESSILEMDEVQYVFAQVGSPAEAAQYGWVGSPTEASFSILLDDKKDTDAVVKEMEKKKDQYTDAKLEVNTASFMMGGGSTNITIDVVGENITDLEKVATTIKEKVQNIDGVEEVTTNQDEKKTVYSLVVDPTKGNTEQVAQQLGVMLNKTPIGTINLDDKQKPVFLEPVLDAETPEDLENIQVMTETGLVPVSDIATLQSEERSTSQFHKDGDAYLRVTASVDPAKLSEISSAVSLVIFGDKENKKGMDIPENVEVLIGGASSQQSEDFTDLFLIMLVSIGIVFLIMVMTFKSIKAPIAILCSLPLAAIGAILGILISRIPVDITALLGALMLIGIVVTNAIVLLDRVKQNEQKMIIRDALVEATATRMRPIFMTAIATICAMLPLLMKQAETGSLVSQSLAIVVIGGLAMATLLTLIVIPCIYELLYFRKSKKQRVNQAEEQNAAIE, from the coding sequence ATGTCATTATTCACAAAGTGGGCTTTTAGTAACAAAGCAGCCGTATCTGTATTAACCATTTTAATATTAATTATTGGTGTTGTTAGTTACTTTAGATTGCCAATGGAATTTTTACCATCTGCTGATAATCCGCAAGTCACGATTATCACAATGGGTCAAGGAACTGACTCCAAAACAATGGAATCAGAGGTCACCAACCCGATTGAAAGAGCAGTTACTGGACTGAATGGAAAAACATCCGTTTTTTCAAGAACTGGAGACGGGTATTCGAAAATAGATTTAGTTTACGAGTCTGGCTATGATATGAAGCAAGCCAAACAGGATGTACAAGAAGCATTAAGTAATGTGAATTTGCCACCAAATATATCCAAGCCAATCATTTCACAACTTAATACATCGATGATTCCAATTGTTAATCTGGCTGTCACCTTTGATGATGGACTGACTACAGAAAATATTGATTTTGCACGTAATGAGCTCCAAACTAGATATCAAGATATCAAAGGGGTTTCTAGTGTTGAGATCTATGGAATAACAGATTCTATCATTTCCGTTAAGATTGATGATGAAAAAATGGCAGACAACCAAATTTCTCTTCAAGCAGTTATGGGAATTCTAAATGGTCAAAACACAGCTGTAGCTGTTGGAGAGAAAAATATTGACGGAAAAACAAGCAATATTAAAGTTATCGGTGATTTAACAAGCATTGAAAAATTGAAAGGATTAACTGTAGCACCAGATGTAACACTTGGGGATATTGCAACGGTTGAAGAAACGAAAGATGCAAATTTTGTTAGCCATTTTAATGGTAAAGATAGTTTGGATATAAGTATTACAAAAGATAGTCAATCTAATGCAGTAACTATAAGCAAAGAAGTTGCAAAAGTAACAAAAGAAATCAATGAAAAGTATAAGCAGCAGGTTTCCACTATTTATATTTCCTCTGCTGATTTAGTAGAAAATTCCGTTCATACGATGATAAAAGAAGTTCTTCTTGGTGCACTATTTGCAACGATTGTCATTATGCTATTTTTACGTAATATCCGTTCAACCTTTATTACAATCGTATCTATCCCATTGTCACTGTGCTTCACTCTATTCCTACTATCCATGTCAGGTGTGACACTGAACATTTTAACGCTTGGTGGAGTAGCAGTTGCAGTTGGACGTTTAGTGGATGACAGCATAGTTGTTATAGAAAATATATTCCGCAAAATGCAGACGGAGAAATTCTCCGTGAAGATGGTTATTGATGCTACGAAGCAAGTAGGAGTTGCCATTACCGCTTCTACATTAACAACAGTTGCCGTTTTCTTACCTATGAGCTTATTGAATGGTGGACTTCAAGAATTCCTACTACCATTCGCTTTAACTGTTACTTATTCGTTGCTTGCTTCATTAATCGTTGCATTGACTGTTGTTCCATTAATGAGTGCGGGATTATTAAAGAATGCAAAGATACCAGAACATAAAGCCGCTGTTCGTTTTCCAAAAGTAGTGACATGGTCTTTGAATCATAAATGGATTGTCTTTACAATTTCGATACTACTGTTTATTGGTTCCATCGGAGCTTACTTTGTGATTCCGAAAGGTGCAGTTGATAACTCTTCGGCAGATTATGTTGTGGCTACACTGAGCTACCCGAATGATACACCTATTGATGAAGTGAAGAAAAATACGTTTGAACTTGAATCCTCTATTCTAGAGATGGATGAAGTACAATATGTCTTTGCACAAGTAGGTTCTCCAGCGGAAGCAGCACAATATGGCTGGGTTGGATCGCCGACTGAAGCATCCTTCAGTATTTTATTGGATGATAAAAAAGATACCGATGCAGTTGTAAAAGAAATGGAAAAGAAAAAAGATCAATACACTGATGCTAAATTAGAAGTGAATACAGCCTCCTTTATGATGGGCGGAGGAAGCACGAATATTACTATCGATGTTGTTGGTGAAAATATAACTGACCTTGAAAAAGTCGCAACAACAATAAAAGAAAAAGTACAAAATATAGATGGCGTTGAAGAAGTTACAACAAACCAAGATGAAAAGAAAACAGTATACTCCCTTGTTGTAGATCCTACGAAAGGAAATACAGAACAAGTTGCTCAACAATTAGGTGTCATGTTAAATAAAACACCGATTGGTACGATAAATTTAGATGACAAGCAAAAACCTGTATTTTTAGAGCCTGTCCTAGATGCAGAAACACCGGAAGACTTAGAGAACATACAAGTCATGACTGAAACCGGCCTAGTACCTGTATCTGATATCGCTACATTACAAAGTGAAGAACGCTCAACGAGCCAGTTCCATAAAGATGGAGATGCTTACCTTCGTGTGACAGCATCCGTTGATCCTGCAAAATTATCAGAGATATCAAGTGCAGTGAGCTTAGTGATATTTGGGGATAAAGAGAACAAAAAAGGTATGGACATTCCAGAAAATGTCGAGGTTCTAATTGGAGGAGCAAGTAGTCAGCAGTCCGAAGACTTTACAGACTTATTCCTTATCATGCTTGTTTCCATTGGTATTGTATTTCTAATTATGGTTATGACATTTAAGTCAATAAAAGCACCAATTGCAATTCTTTGCTCGCTTCCGCTTGCTGCAATTGGAGCAATTTTAGGAATTCTCATTAGCCGGATTCCAGTAGACATTACAGCACTTTTAGGAGCATTAATGCTAATAGGTATCGTAGTAACAAATGCGATAGTGCTTTTAGATCGCGTAAAACAAAATGAACAAAAAATGATTATTCGTGATGCCCTTGTTGAAGCAACTGCTACAAGAATGAGACCAATCTTTATGACTGCAATCGCAACAATCTGTGCAATGCTTCCATTATTAATGAAACAAGCAGAAACAGGAAGCTTAGTATCGCAAAGTCTAGCAATTGTTGTAATTGGAGGATTAGCAATGGCTACCCTACTTACACTCATTGTAATTCCATGTATATATGAATTACTTTACTTTAGAAAATCGAAGAAACAGCGAGTAAATCAAGCTGAGGAGCAAAATGCTGCAATAGAATAA
- a CDS encoding gamma-type small acid-soluble spore protein, protein MANNNKNNLPLESQTNAQKVKQQNAQANQNASQAEFGSEFGVSLEAQTNAQEVKQQNAQANQKAQAQRKNNKY, encoded by the coding sequence ATGGCAAACAACAATAAAAACAATCTTCCACTTGAAAGTCAAACAAATGCTCAAAAAGTAAAACAACAAAATGCGCAAGCAAATCAAAACGCTTCTCAAGCTGAATTTGGATCTGAATTTGGAGTTTCTCTAGAAGCTCAAACAAACGCACAAGAAGTAAAACAACAAAACGCTCAAGCAAACCAAAAAGCACAAGCTCAAAGAAAAAATAATAAATATTAA
- the sstT gene encoding serine/threonine transporter SstT has translation MKNLFVKWNQVSLVKRIVIGIIVGLILALTLPKAASWVSIFGSLFVGALKAVAPILVLFIVMHAIAVHKKGKKTNMKSILVLYALGTFLAGAVAVVASFIFPTTLTLTTGAEGVTPPEGILEVLETLLFNLVANPIDAIINANYLGILMWAIVLGIALKSANQNTKDMLGNFSDAITKVVQWVISLAPLGIMGLVFDAIVTSGLSALLEYGRLIVILVGCMLFIALIVNPLIVFIYTRKNPYPLVFMVLRESGIYAFFTRSSAANIPVNMKLCEKLGLDEDTYAVSIPLGATINMAGAAVTIAVLTLATVNTLGIEVDFVTALMLTVIAAISAAGASGVAGGSLLLIPLACSLFGVPADIAMQVVGVGFIIGVIQDSCETALNSSSDVLFTATAEHAKERKEGKQGKAVPVNS, from the coding sequence ATGAAAAATTTATTTGTTAAATGGAATCAAGTGAGCCTTGTAAAAAGGATTGTTATCGGTATTATTGTCGGACTTATATTAGCTTTAACCCTTCCTAAGGCTGCAAGTTGGGTTTCCATTTTTGGTTCTTTATTTGTCGGTGCGTTAAAGGCGGTTGCGCCAATATTAGTATTATTTATAGTGATGCATGCGATTGCCGTACATAAAAAGGGTAAGAAGACGAATATGAAGTCGATTCTTGTTCTTTATGCGCTTGGTACATTCCTAGCTGGAGCTGTCGCTGTAGTTGCAAGCTTTATATTCCCAACTACGCTAACACTGACAACAGGAGCAGAGGGCGTTACTCCACCAGAGGGTATTCTTGAAGTTTTAGAAACATTATTATTTAACTTAGTTGCCAATCCGATTGATGCAATCATAAATGCTAACTATTTAGGTATATTAATGTGGGCTATCGTTCTTGGGATTGCATTAAAAAGTGCAAATCAAAATACGAAAGACATGTTAGGAAATTTTTCGGATGCCATCACTAAAGTAGTACAATGGGTGATTAGTTTAGCACCGCTTGGTATTATGGGGCTTGTTTTTGATGCAATTGTAACAAGTGGTCTTTCTGCTTTACTTGAATACGGTAGATTAATAGTAATTTTAGTTGGTTGTATGTTATTTATCGCGCTTATAGTGAATCCGTTAATTGTATTCATCTATACGCGAAAAAATCCTTATCCACTTGTTTTTATGGTTTTAAGAGAAAGTGGTATTTATGCATTCTTTACACGTAGTTCAGCTGCAAATATTCCAGTAAATATGAAATTATGTGAAAAACTTGGCTTAGATGAGGATACTTATGCAGTGTCAATCCCTTTAGGTGCTACTATTAATATGGCTGGTGCAGCCGTTACAATTGCTGTGCTAACTCTTGCTACAGTAAATACGCTTGGTATTGAAGTTGATTTTGTGACTGCCCTTATGCTTACTGTTATAGCAGCTATCTCTGCAGCAGGTGCATCAGGTGTTGCGGGTGGATCACTTTTACTTATCCCACTAGCATGTAGTTTATTTGGAGTTCCAGCTGATATTGCAATGCAAGTTGTAGGTGTTGGTTTTATCATCGGTGTTATTCAAGATTCTTGTGAAACTGCACTGAATTCATCTTCTGACGTACTGTTCACAGCTACAGCTGAACATGCTAAAGAGCGTAAAGAAGGTAAACAAGGTAAAGCAGTTCCTGTGAATTCCTAG
- a CDS encoding DUF2075 domain-containing protein, with translation MNAVEIITWPFNETNLKNIHNTEKYLNYPVIYLLKDQKEAYIGETVAFKKRMLSHLQSKERQKLDEMHLIHHEEFNRSATFHLETKLINYFLGDQKYKLQNKSQTVSDISHNYYNKQFYDRDVFREIWKGLVDKGIVSNEQHVIENRDVFKLSPFKELSVDQLELKRKVIEICENNITRTEEDKPFLYLIQGEAGVGKSVVLSSIFNTIQELSKDPSSILKGTTNYLVVNHDEMLKTYKSIASKLKYLKAKNFARPTPLINRLKNSCEKADIIFVDEGHLLLTRPDTYNNFKENNQLEELMKQAKIVVVVYDENQVLKLKSFWQAMTLHRLIEQADTDNYELKNQFRMKANDLVIEWIDHFKNKIVRPLPKDKEYEMKVFESLQGMHQAIIEKNKVHGLSRIVSTFDYLHKKDGGIYYINEDKGEYKIPWNITDSNYTWAEKESTIAEAGSIYTIQGFDLNYVGVILGPSVTYNGKLDRLEINPKSYKDVGAFAGVEGIEDVNAAKEKIILNSINVLMKRGIKGLYIYASDVGLRKRLLELE, from the coding sequence ATGAATGCAGTTGAAATTATTACTTGGCCATTTAATGAAACAAATTTAAAAAATATACATAACACCGAAAAATATTTGAATTACCCTGTTATCTATTTACTGAAGGATCAAAAGGAAGCATATATTGGAGAAACGGTAGCGTTTAAAAAACGAATGCTTTCGCATTTACAATCAAAAGAGCGACAAAAATTAGATGAGATGCATTTAATTCACCATGAAGAATTTAATCGTTCTGCTACATTTCATTTAGAAACGAAATTAATTAATTATTTTTTAGGAGACCAGAAATATAAACTTCAAAATAAAAGTCAGACGGTTAGTGATATTTCTCATAATTACTACAATAAACAGTTTTATGACCGGGATGTCTTTCGAGAAATTTGGAAGGGTTTAGTTGATAAAGGAATTGTAAGTAATGAGCAACACGTTATTGAAAATCGAGACGTGTTTAAATTGTCACCTTTTAAAGAGTTATCTGTGGACCAGTTAGAACTCAAACGAAAGGTTATTGAGATTTGTGAAAATAACATCACGCGTACAGAAGAAGACAAACCATTTTTATATTTAATTCAAGGTGAAGCTGGTGTAGGGAAAAGCGTTGTATTAAGTTCAATATTTAATACTATTCAAGAATTATCAAAGGATCCTTCATCAATCTTAAAAGGCACAACAAATTATTTAGTTGTTAACCATGACGAAATGTTAAAAACATATAAAAGTATTGCATCTAAATTAAAATATTTAAAAGCTAAAAATTTTGCAAGACCGACACCACTAATTAATCGATTAAAAAATTCTTGTGAAAAAGCAGATATAATATTCGTAGATGAGGGGCATCTGTTATTAACTCGTCCAGATACTTATAATAATTTTAAAGAGAATAATCAATTAGAAGAGTTGATGAAACAAGCTAAAATCGTTGTAGTTGTTTATGACGAGAACCAAGTGTTAAAGTTAAAAAGTTTTTGGCAGGCTATGACATTACACCGTTTAATAGAGCAAGCAGATACAGACAACTATGAATTAAAAAATCAATTCCGCATGAAAGCCAATGATTTGGTTATTGAGTGGATTGATCATTTCAAAAATAAAATAGTAAGACCACTTCCAAAAGATAAAGAATACGAAATGAAAGTATTCGAATCACTCCAAGGTATGCATCAGGCAATCATTGAAAAAAATAAGGTGCATGGCTTAAGTAGAATAGTTTCTACTTTTGATTATCTCCACAAAAAAGATGGTGGTATCTATTATATAAACGAGGATAAAGGTGAATATAAAATTCCATGGAATATTACAGATAGCAACTATACATGGGCAGAAAAAGAATCAACTATTGCAGAAGCCGGTTCCATTTATACAATTCAAGGATTTGACTTAAATTATGTTGGTGTAATTTTAGGTCCTTCTGTTACTTATAACGGGAAACTAGATAGATTAGAAATAAATCCAAAGTCTTATAAAGACGTAGGTGCATTTGCAGGTGTTGAAGGAATTGAAGATGTAAATGCTGCGAAAGAGAAAATAATTTTGAATTCTATTAATGTGCTGATGAAACGAGGGATTAAAGGGTTATATATCTACGCAAGTGATGTTGGGTTGAGAAAAAGATTATTGGAGCTTGAATAA